One genomic segment of Rivularia sp. PCC 7116 includes these proteins:
- a CDS encoding ATP-binding sensor histidine kinase: MSSIYGYQILKQLYNSSRTIVYRGVRQADRKPVIIKRLKNSLPSFSELLHFRNQYSITKNICSPYIIQSYGLEEDNRNICALIMEDMGGISLQEYFTNNLKTIYTASIDNVAFLEEFIKIAISLCDALDALYRYRIIHKDIKPANILINPATKQVKIIDFSIASLLPKETQTLISPSVLEGTLSYISPEQTGRMNRGIDYRTDLYSLGVTFYELLTGELPFKSQDAIELVHCHIAKQPPNINKPHPNSLLIKERGKEIPQVLSDIVMKLMAKNAEDRYQSALGLKYDLEICLKRIRDIGKIENFIIAQRDICDRFIIPEKLYGREREVEQILAAFDRVTGTLSCLLSEKKNDFLETKPCKEYKAELILVGGFSGIGKTALVNEVHKPIIKQRGYFIKGKFDQFNRNIPLDGFIQAFRDLMGQILSESDAQLSSWKQEILKALGDNAQVIIDVIPELELVIDKQPSAPELFGIAAQNRFNLLFQKFIQVFTTKAHPLVVFLDDLQWADSASLKMMQLLLCESQTSYLLMIGAYRNNEVFPAHPLMLVLDIIKKNGTIVNTITLKNLNKASLNNLLADTLSCSKQVAKPLTNIIYQKTKGNPFFATQFFKALHNDGLINFDTKAGYWQYDISEVHSAGLTNDVVEFMVLQLSKLPESTQNVLKLAGCIGNKFDLETLSIISEQSNQETAACLWYALQNGIVLPQGDVYKLFVGEDIDNNSQATEVVEYKFLHDRVQQAAYSLIPEEQKQKTHWQIGQALLTAISKRQLEEKLFEVVNQLNNGLSFCKEDAKTQEKIARLNLQAGRKAKESTAYTAAISYFSQGISLLAFDCWENQYELSFELYRLLAETEHLNGNFERAEKLVYDIINKANSNILKADLYNLLVVQFTLEGKYEQANKLGEKGLILLGIQIPKDNLQSSIYEQLKKVRDEFKQQEIVSILNKPMMNQEQIKTAIKLLINLDPPNYITGNLNLYMFVSLKAVLLSLEYGNAAESAKAYANYGLILGTVLGDYQTGYEFGTLAYNLSKIHQNQGQLCKASLLLSGWLYSWNQPIADAEKVALSGYQAGLESGEIQFAGYNLFALGCILNFKGTKLKQIQKEISNWLHFTKKTKNQLGFEILSALQFTVFKLLGENSSNLKYIQYQSPLAVAIDRTYQCQFFYLLNQPDLSLKHALEAEKLVLTMAGFVTSGEYHFYVPLTFLNCLPSMQKEQQKSYWEKIKSHEDKLKIWAEQCPQNFQHKYLLLQAEINRVNCDFINAIDNYDKAISQAKANKFIHEEALANELAGKFYLDWNKDKFAQIYIEEAYYCYAKWEAKAKTDDLEKRYPQILANIIKTQQNYFPTLNQSKLTRQVMQTTSSSSSYISENLDLSSILKASQALSSEIQLEKLISKLMQVVIENAGAEKAALILLNEDTLTLMLKALASSSGSLNLLDVPYQDSQDIPTTLINHVKRTQKIIVLDDGTAQSDFIADSYFIVQQPKSSLCMPILDRGKLIGLLYLENNLTIGAFTQHRVEILNLLCTQAAISLENAQLYSKLENYSHTLEQKVEERTQEVTQKAAELESILKELKRTQSRLIQTEKMSGLGQLVAGIAHEINNPISFIYGNLNPASEYAESLIELINLYKRHYPQSPPEIESKIKDIELDYLIEDLPKILDSIETGAVRIREIVLSLRNFSRLDEAEIKPVDIHAGIDSALLILQHKFSSNDKYPEIEVIKNYNQLPAINCYASELNQVFMNIISNAIDALRDKTINKPKITVSTSFKDTKTIFISIKDNGIGISKSTLNKIFDPFFSTKPVGSGTGLGLSTSYSIVVEKHRGNLSCNSTLGERTEFLIELPLK; this comes from the coding sequence ATGTCTAGCATCTATGGATATCAAATTTTAAAACAACTTTACAACAGTTCTAGAACAATTGTATATCGTGGTGTTCGACAAGCTGACCGCAAACCTGTAATTATTAAACGTCTCAAAAATTCATTACCAAGCTTCAGCGAATTATTACATTTCCGTAACCAATACAGCATCACCAAAAATATATGCTCACCTTACATCATTCAATCCTATGGCTTAGAAGAAGATAATCGTAATATCTGTGCATTAATAATGGAAGACATGGGAGGAATTTCTCTTCAAGAATATTTCACTAATAATTTAAAGACTATATACACCGCTTCTATAGATAATGTCGCGTTTTTAGAAGAATTTATTAAAATAGCAATTTCCCTATGCGATGCCCTAGATGCTTTATATCGCTATAGAATAATTCATAAAGATATTAAACCCGCGAACATATTAATTAATCCAGCTACCAAGCAAGTTAAAATAATCGATTTTAGTATTGCTTCTTTACTTCCAAAAGAAACCCAAACTTTAATTAGCCCATCGGTTTTAGAAGGTACTTTAAGCTATATATCTCCAGAGCAAACTGGAAGAATGAATCGCGGTATTGACTATCGTACTGATTTATATTCTTTAGGTGTTACTTTTTACGAATTACTGACGGGAGAATTACCGTTTAAATCGCAAGATGCCATAGAGTTGGTGCATTGTCATATTGCAAAACAACCACCAAACATAAATAAACCTCACCCTAATTCTCTCCTTATTAAGGAGAGGGGAAAAGAGATTCCACAGGTACTTTCAGATATCGTCATGAAATTAATGGCGAAAAATGCAGAAGACAGATATCAAAGTGCTTTAGGATTAAAGTATGATTTAGAGATTTGTCTAAAGCGAATACGGGATATTGGCAAAATAGAAAATTTTATAATTGCTCAAAGAGATATTTGTGATAGGTTTATTATCCCTGAAAAGCTTTACGGCAGGGAACGGGAAGTTGAGCAAATATTAGCCGCATTTGACAGAGTTACTGGTACTTTGTCTTGTTTATTGAGTGAGAAAAAAAACGATTTTTTAGAAACAAAGCCCTGTAAAGAATATAAAGCGGAATTAATACTAGTAGGAGGATTTTCTGGTATTGGAAAAACTGCATTGGTAAATGAGGTTCATAAACCAATTATTAAACAACGCGGTTATTTTATTAAAGGCAAATTTGACCAGTTTAACCGTAATATTCCCTTAGACGGTTTTATCCAAGCATTTCGAGATTTAATGGGACAAATATTGAGTGAAAGCGATGCTCAATTGTCAAGTTGGAAACAAGAGATATTAAAAGCTTTAGGAGATAATGCCCAGGTAATTATTGATGTAATTCCTGAACTAGAATTAGTTATTGATAAGCAACCATCGGCACCGGAATTATTCGGAATTGCGGCACAAAATAGATTTAATTTATTATTTCAAAAATTTATTCAAGTTTTTACGACAAAGGCACATCCTTTAGTTGTATTTTTAGATGATTTGCAGTGGGCTGATTCGGCATCTTTGAAAATGATGCAGTTACTTTTGTGCGAATCACAAACTAGCTATTTATTAATGATTGGCGCTTACCGAAATAACGAAGTATTTCCCGCTCATCCTTTAATGTTGGTATTAGATATTATTAAAAAAAACGGAACAATAGTCAATACCATTACTCTGAAAAATTTAAATAAAGCGAGCTTAAATAATTTACTTGCAGATACTCTTTCATGTTCTAAGCAAGTAGCAAAACCTTTAACTAATATTATCTATCAAAAAACTAAAGGTAATCCATTTTTTGCGACTCAGTTCTTCAAAGCTTTACATAATGACGGATTAATTAACTTTGATACGAAAGCAGGATATTGGCAATATGATATTAGCGAAGTTCATTCCGCAGGATTAACCAATGATGTAGTTGAATTTATGGTACTTCAATTATCAAAGTTACCAGAATCGACACAAAATGTTTTGAAGTTAGCTGGTTGTATCGGTAATAAATTTGATTTAGAAACGTTATCAATTATCTCCGAACAATCAAATCAAGAAACAGCAGCTTGTCTATGGTACGCTTTACAAAATGGTATAGTCTTACCACAAGGTGATGTTTATAAGTTGTTTGTTGGAGAGGATATAGATAATAATTCCCAGGCTACGGAAGTTGTTGAATATAAGTTTTTGCATGACAGGGTTCAACAAGCAGCCTACTCTTTGATTCCAGAGGAACAAAAACAAAAAACTCATTGGCAAATTGGGCAGGCACTATTAACAGCAATTTCAAAGCGACAGTTGGAAGAAAAGCTTTTTGAAGTTGTTAATCAACTTAATAATGGTCTGAGTTTTTGTAAGGAAGACGCAAAAACTCAAGAAAAAATCGCTCGACTAAACTTGCAAGCAGGGCGAAAAGCTAAGGAATCAACTGCATATACTGCTGCTATTAGTTATTTCAGTCAAGGAATTAGTTTGCTTGCTTTCGACTGTTGGGAGAATCAATACGAATTAAGTTTTGAACTATATCGACTGCTAGCAGAGACAGAACATCTTAATGGTAATTTTGAACGAGCAGAAAAACTAGTTTACGATATTATAAATAAAGCTAATTCAAATATACTAAAAGCTGACCTTTATAACCTTTTAGTTGTGCAATTCACATTAGAAGGAAAATACGAGCAAGCAAACAAATTGGGAGAAAAAGGACTCATATTATTAGGTATTCAAATACCAAAAGATAATCTGCAATCTTCTATATATGAGCAATTAAAAAAAGTTAGAGATGAGTTTAAGCAACAAGAAATTGTCTCTATTTTGAATAAACCGATGATGAATCAAGAGCAGATAAAAACAGCAATCAAGCTTTTGATTAATCTCGATCCACCAAACTACATTACTGGAAATTTGAATCTGTATATGTTCGTTTCTCTAAAAGCAGTTTTACTGTCTTTAGAATATGGTAACGCTGCGGAATCAGCGAAAGCCTATGCAAATTATGGATTAATTTTGGGTACGGTTTTAGGGGATTATCAAACTGGCTATGAATTTGGCACGCTTGCCTATAATCTCAGTAAAATTCACCAAAACCAGGGACAACTATGTAAAGCAAGTTTGCTCTTAAGTGGTTGGTTATATAGCTGGAATCAACCCATTGCTGATGCTGAAAAAGTTGCTCTTAGTGGGTATCAAGCAGGTTTAGAATCTGGAGAAATCCAATTTGCAGGTTACAACCTGTTTGCTTTAGGTTGCATCCTCAATTTTAAGGGTACGAAATTAAAGCAAATTCAGAAAGAAATTAGCAATTGGCTTCATTTTACCAAGAAAACTAAAAATCAACTAGGATTTGAAATCTTATCAGCGCTTCAGTTTACTGTTTTTAAATTATTAGGCGAAAATAGTTCAAACCTCAAATATATTCAATACCAAAGTCCATTAGCAGTTGCAATTGATCGTACCTATCAATGTCAATTTTTTTACTTGCTAAACCAGCCCGATTTATCTTTAAAACATGCCTTGGAAGCAGAAAAACTGGTATTAACAATGGCTGGTTTTGTCACTTCTGGAGAATACCATTTTTATGTACCTTTAACTTTTCTCAACTGCTTGCCAAGTATGCAGAAAGAACAACAAAAGTCATACTGGGAAAAAATAAAATCACACGAAGATAAACTTAAAATATGGGCAGAACAATGTCCGCAAAATTTTCAGCATAAATACTTGCTATTACAAGCAGAAATTAATCGAGTTAATTGTGATTTTATTAATGCTATTGATAATTACGATAAAGCTATATCTCAAGCAAAAGCTAATAAATTTATTCATGAAGAAGCTTTAGCAAACGAGCTGGCAGGTAAATTTTATCTTGACTGGAATAAAGATAAATTTGCTCAAATATATATAGAAGAAGCTTACTATTGCTATGCGAAATGGGAAGCTAAAGCCAAAACTGATGATTTAGAAAAAAGATACCCCCAAATACTTGCAAACATTATAAAAACACAACAAAATTATTTTCCAACTCTCAATCAATCGAAACTTACTAGACAAGTTATGCAGACAACTAGTTCTAGCAGCAGTTATATTTCAGAAAATCTCGACTTAAGCAGCATTCTCAAAGCCTCACAAGCATTATCTAGTGAAATTCAATTAGAAAAATTAATTTCTAAGTTAATGCAAGTGGTGATAGAAAATGCAGGAGCTGAAAAAGCCGCTTTGATTTTGCTAAACGAAGATACCTTAACCTTAATGCTCAAAGCACTGGCTAGCTCTTCCGGAAGTTTAAACTTGCTTGATGTACCATACCAAGACAGCCAAGACATCCCCACTACATTAATTAACCATGTCAAACGTACTCAAAAAATAATCGTATTAGATGACGGTACAGCACAAAGTGATTTTATCGCCGATTCATATTTCATCGTTCAACAACCTAAAAGTTCGCTGTGTATGCCGATTTTAGATAGAGGAAAATTAATCGGCTTGCTATATTTAGAAAATAATTTGACGATTGGTGCATTTACACAGCATCGTGTTGAAATTCTCAATTTACTATGCACCCAAGCAGCTATTTCTCTAGAAAATGCCCAGCTTTACAGTAAATTAGAAAACTATTCTCATACTTTAGAGCAAAAAGTTGAAGAACGTACTCAAGAAGTAACCCAAAAAGCTGCTGAACTAGAATCTATTTTAAAAGAATTAAAACGCACTCAATCCCGATTAATTCAAACTGAAAAAATGTCTGGATTAGGTCAACTTGTTGCCGGTATTGCTCACGAAATAAATAATCCCATCAGTTTTATTTACGGTAATCTTAATCCAGCTTCAGAATATGCAGAATCATTGATTGAATTGATTAATTTATACAAAAGGCATTATCCTCAATCTCCACCGGAAATTGAATCAAAAATTAAAGATATCGAACTAGATTATTTGATTGAAGACTTACCAAAAATACTCGATTCAATAGAGACTGGAGCAGTACGTATCCGTGAAATAGTTCTGTCATTAAGAAACTTTTCTCGCTTGGATGAAGCCGAAATAAAGCCTGTAGATATTCATGCTGGAATTGACAGTGCTTTGTTAATTTTGCAGCATAAATTTAGCTCAAATGATAAATATCCAGAAATTGAAGTAATTAAAAATTATAATCAGCTTCCAGCAATTAACTGCTATGCCTCTGAATTAAATCAAGTATTCATGAATATTATCAGTAATGCGATTGACGCTTTACGAGATAAAACAATAAACAAACCAAAAATTACAGTTAGCACTTCATTTAAAGATACAAAAACTATCTTCATCAGTATCAAAGATAATGGTATTGGTATTAGTAAATCAACTTTAAATAAAATATTTGACCCATTTTTTAGCACAAAACCTGTTGGTAGCGGTACGGGTTTGGGTTTATCAACCAGCTATTCGATAGTGGTAGAAAAACATCGAGGAAATCTAAGTTGTAATTCAACATTAGGTGAAAGAACAGAATTTTTAATCGAATTGCCTCTTAAATAA
- a CDS encoding response regulator has translation MKIKNKIIFGYLLALTIALLGTGTGLVVGNNYQHKVLQARQTASKERKFLSRLQVGILYNRITKQLTPHLQDKQAFRREGMELIERIDKIQTMLTTYNQSSQPLTLKGLQPLLEDYKVTVAKFRTRSRSVVDEVDTLLITSPDNKEKAEKLVVNLAKSREFADFVEIADKLTKFYELAEKQESLHETHLIKAEQIRTRIIILSMGISIAIGVIIAVYISRTIAYPIQTLNKIALQVTEEDNFTLQSPIETKDEVGLLAASFNQLIYRVNQLLQERQIYTEKLEYTKEAADAANQAKSEFLANMSHELRTPLNGILGYAQILKRSNQLQEKEHRGAQIIYQCASHLLTLINDILDISKIEARKLELEFQQIHFPSFLETVIEIFRVQAEQKGIDFIYEPDKNLPVSILADEKRLRQVLINLLNNAIKFTVHGSVTFTVKCTNFCESTNEKPIVSINFQIEDTGIGIAENEQTQIFGSFEQVGDKKQQSEGTGLGLAISQRIVELMGSKIQVESQLGLGSAFSFELSFGICDNWTQNISQNHQGQIVGYSDVPRRILVVDDLWENRSVLIGLLEPLGFKLTETQNGKQALLKAKQQPFDLIITDIMMPEMDGFEMLKHLRNDSQIKHIKVIIASASVSDMDRMKSLDAGADDFLPKPINFEDLLEIIAKHLKLTWKYETTDDIKLSSTISKDDAEEILPAPEDLQKLLQLTQDGSLSKILKAAEEIAQQNSQYLLFTEKIMKLAKQCELEEMEKLLQQSLHVTAR, from the coding sequence ATGAAAATTAAAAACAAAATTATTTTCGGTTACTTACTCGCCTTAACAATTGCGCTCTTAGGTACGGGAACGGGATTAGTTGTAGGAAATAATTATCAACACAAAGTGCTACAAGCTAGACAAACAGCTTCTAAAGAAAGAAAATTTCTCAGCAGATTGCAAGTTGGTATTTTGTACAATCGTATTACCAAGCAACTAACTCCCCATTTGCAAGATAAGCAAGCATTCCGTCGCGAGGGTATGGAGTTAATTGAACGCATCGATAAAATTCAGACTATGTTGACTACTTATAATCAATCTAGTCAACCTCTTACACTAAAAGGTTTACAACCACTACTTGAAGATTATAAGGTAACCGTTGCAAAATTTAGAACACGATCGCGAAGTGTTGTAGATGAGGTTGACACATTATTAATTACATCACCTGATAACAAAGAAAAAGCCGAAAAGCTGGTAGTTAATTTAGCCAAAAGCCGGGAGTTTGCCGATTTTGTTGAAATTGCCGATAAATTAACTAAGTTTTATGAGCTTGCAGAAAAACAAGAGAGTTTACATGAAACTCATTTAATTAAAGCCGAACAAATACGTACCCGAATTATTATTTTAAGTATGGGAATATCTATTGCAATTGGAGTGATTATAGCTGTTTATATCAGTAGAACAATTGCTTACCCAATCCAAACTTTAAATAAAATAGCTTTACAGGTTACTGAAGAAGATAATTTTACTTTACAAAGTCCTATTGAAACTAAAGATGAAGTAGGATTGCTAGCTGCTTCCTTTAATCAACTAATTTATCGCGTTAACCAACTTTTACAGGAACGGCAAATTTATACAGAAAAACTGGAATATACCAAAGAAGCTGCGGATGCTGCTAACCAAGCAAAGAGTGAATTTTTGGCGAACATGAGCCACGAACTTCGTACCCCTTTAAACGGTATTTTAGGCTATGCCCAAATACTTAAACGGTCAAATCAACTACAAGAAAAAGAACATCGTGGTGCCCAAATCATTTATCAATGTGCTTCTCATCTACTTACCCTTATTAATGACATTTTAGATATTTCCAAAATCGAAGCTCGTAAACTTGAATTAGAATTTCAACAGATTCATTTTCCTTCTTTTTTGGAAACAGTCATAGAAATATTTCGGGTACAGGCAGAACAAAAAGGAATTGATTTTATTTACGAGCCAGATAAAAATCTTCCTGTTAGTATCTTGGCTGATGAAAAACGACTTCGCCAAGTGCTGATTAATCTGCTCAATAATGCGATCAAATTTACAGTTCATGGCAGCGTCACCTTCACAGTTAAATGCACTAACTTTTGTGAATCGACAAATGAAAAACCGATTGTTTCTATCAACTTTCAAATAGAAGATACAGGTATTGGTATTGCCGAAAACGAGCAAACCCAAATCTTCGGCTCCTTTGAACAAGTTGGCGACAAAAAACAGCAATCCGAGGGAACTGGTTTAGGTTTAGCTATTAGTCAAAGAATTGTTGAGCTTATGGGTAGCAAGATTCAAGTCGAAAGCCAATTGGGGTTAGGTAGCGCTTTTAGTTTTGAGCTTAGCTTTGGTATTTGCGATAATTGGACGCAAAATATATCCCAGAATCATCAAGGGCAGATTGTGGGTTACTCTGATGTTCCTCGTCGTATCCTGGTAGTGGATGATTTATGGGAAAATCGCTCAGTTTTAATCGGATTACTAGAACCACTTGGGTTTAAACTAACTGAAACGCAAAACGGTAAACAAGCATTACTTAAAGCTAAACAACAACCGTTTGATTTGATTATAACTGACATTATGATGCCAGAAATGGACGGCTTTGAAATGCTTAAGCACCTACGCAATGACTCGCAAATTAAGCATATAAAAGTAATTATTGCATCAGCATCGGTATCAGATATGGATAGGATGAAGAGTTTAGATGCAGGTGCTGATGATTTCCTACCCAAACCTATAAACTTTGAAGATTTATTGGAAATTATAGCTAAACATTTAAAACTAACTTGGAAATACGAGACAACTGATGATATTAAATTATCTTCTACGATTTCTAAAGATGATGCAGAAGAAATTTTACCAGCCCCAGAAGACTTACAAAAACTATTGCAATTAACTCAGGATGGTTCATTAAGTAAGATTCTGAAAGCTGCTGAAGAAATAGCTCAACAAAATAGTCAATATCTGCTTTTTACTGAGAAAATTATGAAGTTGGCTAAGCAATGCGAACTAGAGGAAATGGAGAAACTTTTGCAGCAAAGCCTTCATGTTACTGCTAGGTAA
- a CDS encoding PLP-dependent aminotransferase family protein produces MDLAIILDSNLSKSLHQQLYEQLRQAILSGRLAPGERIPSTRFLAKSLSISRFTVTTSYEQLLSEGYLETVKGAGTFVCQQIPDNLIELKPIECIEKSNASSIKLSQYGKTLADIENVPRISEPKLQINFRYGTPALSEFPIKIWRRLLSRYCNASFNWLDYSQEPNGYQPLREAIKRYLARCRAVNCEPEQILITNGTQQALDLILRLLIEPRETIAIENPGYLSARIIFETQQAQILPVSVDSSGLLVKELANQTEKNVRLVYVTPSHQFPTGAILSLPRRLELLNWAQQNGALIIEDDYDSEFRYGEKPIPALQGLDTSDSVLYIGTFSKVLFPSLRIGYLVLPRSLVAIFARAKWLSDRHLPILEQQALTDFIESGYLERHIRKMRSIYNQRRQTLVKAIKKHFGKRAQILGEKAGIHVMVRFKSSLSDEEIIKSAAKVGIGMMSAKPHYLTAHSRCEFIFGYGELTETQLTEGIRKLAEIMFR; encoded by the coding sequence ATGGATTTAGCGATAATTCTCGATAGCAATTTATCAAAATCCTTGCATCAGCAACTGTACGAACAATTGCGTCAAGCAATTCTCAGCGGCAGATTAGCACCAGGGGAACGCATTCCTTCCACCCGGTTTTTGGCTAAATCCCTTTCAATTTCTCGTTTCACAGTTACCACGAGTTACGAACAACTTTTAAGCGAAGGTTATTTAGAAACAGTTAAGGGTGCGGGTACCTTCGTTTGTCAACAAATACCTGATAATTTAATTGAGTTAAAGCCAATAGAATGTATAGAAAAAAGTAACGCTTCATCAATTAAATTATCTCAATACGGAAAGACTTTAGCTGATATAGAAAATGTCCCTAGAATTTCAGAGCCGAAATTACAAATCAACTTTCGTTATGGAACACCAGCATTAAGTGAATTTCCAATTAAAATATGGCGAAGATTACTTTCGCGTTATTGTAACGCTAGTTTTAATTGGCTTGATTATTCCCAAGAGCCTAATGGTTATCAACCTTTACGAGAAGCAATCAAACGTTATTTAGCTCGTTGCCGTGCGGTTAATTGCGAGCCGGAACAGATATTAATTACTAACGGTACCCAACAAGCACTCGATTTAATTTTACGTTTGTTAATTGAACCTAGAGAAACGATAGCAATAGAAAATCCCGGTTATTTAAGCGCCAGAATTATTTTTGAAACTCAACAGGCTCAAATTTTACCCGTTTCGGTAGATAGTTCAGGTTTATTAGTAAAAGAGTTAGCCAATCAGACAGAAAAAAACGTTCGATTAGTTTATGTTACTCCTTCCCATCAGTTTCCTACCGGGGCAATTTTATCATTACCGCGACGCTTAGAATTACTGAATTGGGCGCAACAAAATGGAGCATTAATTATTGAAGATGATTATGACAGCGAATTCCGATATGGTGAAAAACCAATTCCCGCGTTACAAGGTTTGGATACAAGCGATTCAGTACTTTATATCGGGACTTTTTCAAAAGTATTGTTTCCATCTTTAAGAATCGGTTACTTAGTACTTCCTAGAAGTTTAGTTGCAATATTCGCTCGTGCAAAATGGTTGAGTGATAGACATTTACCAATATTAGAACAGCAAGCACTTACAGACTTTATAGAATCAGGATATTTAGAGCGTCATATTAGAAAAATGCGCTCAATATATAATCAACGTCGTCAGACTCTAGTAAAAGCCATAAAAAAACACTTTGGAAAACGTGCCCAGATTTTAGGAGAAAAAGCAGGAATTCATGTAATGGTGCGCTTTAAAAGCAGCTTGAGTGATGAAGAGATAATTAAAAGCGCTGCAAAAGTTGGTATAGGAATGATGTCTGCTAAACCACATTATCTCACTGCCCATTCTAGATGTGAATTTATATTCGGTTACGGAGAACTTACAGAAACACAGCTTACGGAAGGAATTCGTAAATTAGCTGAAATAATGTTTAGATGA
- a CDS encoding alpha/beta hydrolase — protein sequence MASSLSLSFFRRKLLLTCLLFTTIFYASFSLYLYLQQRYLIFRPQLELQMLPTAPDFNLRYQNIKISITNNKNEYLDGWWFDAPKPHDKIDSIPNEPVKILSSPKTILYLCGAGGNKSYYNYLARIQAMQQLGFSVLVIDYRGFGESKGKQHPNESQIYQDSQAAWNYLVNKKRISPKDIIVYGESLGGAVAIDLAVKHPQAGGLIVQSSFTSMAETVKQQDWLKIFPIDLLLTQKFNSIAKIKKLQIPVLFIHGSADSVVPSYMSSRLYNLAPEPKQLFKVPQAGHFRIYKPGNKSYLKAIEKFIKSIES from the coding sequence GTGGCAAGTTCTTTGAGTCTGTCCTTTTTTCGTCGTAAACTGCTATTAACTTGCTTATTATTCACTACGATATTCTACGCTTCATTTTCTCTATACTTGTATTTACAGCAGCGTTATTTAATATTCCGTCCTCAGCTTGAACTACAAATGCTTCCCACGGCTCCAGATTTCAATCTGAGATATCAAAATATTAAAATTTCAATTACTAACAACAAAAATGAATATTTAGATGGTTGGTGGTTTGATGCTCCAAAGCCCCATGACAAAATAGATTCAATCCCCAATGAACCAGTCAAAATTCTTTCTTCACCCAAAACTATTTTGTATTTATGCGGTGCTGGAGGCAATAAAAGTTACTACAACTATCTTGCAAGAATTCAAGCAATGCAACAGCTAGGATTTTCAGTTTTAGTTATTGACTATAGAGGATTTGGTGAAAGCAAAGGAAAACAGCATCCCAACGAATCGCAAATTTATCAAGATTCTCAAGCAGCATGGAATTATCTTGTTAATAAAAAACGCATCTCACCGAAAGATATTATTGTCTATGGAGAATCTTTAGGAGGTGCAGTTGCAATCGATTTAGCAGTTAAACATCCTCAAGCAGGTGGTTTAATCGTGCAAAGTTCTTTTACCTCAATGGCTGAAACAGTCAAACAGCAAGATTGGTTGAAAATATTTCCGATTGATTTATTGCTTACACAAAAGTTTAATTCAATTGCCAAAATCAAAAAATTACAGATTCCGGTTTTATTCATTCATGGAAGCGCGGATAGTGTTGTACCCTCATACATGAGTAGTAGATTATATAATTTAGCACCGGAACCCAAGCAATTATTTAAAGTTCCGCAAGCAGGACATTTTCGGATTTATAAACCTGGAAATAAGTCTTACTTAAAGGCTATTGAGAAATTTATTAAAAGTATAGAATCTTAA